A single genomic interval of Lacrimispora sphenoides JCM 1415 harbors:
- a CDS encoding ABC transporter ATP-binding protein — protein MDYIIEMLHITKEFPGIIANDDITLQLKKGEILALLGENGAGKSTLMSVLFGLYQPEKGVIKVRGNEEKITGPLDANALGIGMVHQHFKLVENFTVLQNIVLGIETTKRGFLKMDDARKKVMDLSEKYKLFVDPDAIISDITVGMQQRVEILKMLYRDNEIMIFDEPTAVLTPQEIEELMQIMKDLVKEGKSILFITHKLNEIKAVADRCSVLRRGKYIGTVEVAETTPEEMSEMMVGRKVNLTVDKNPSKPGEVVLEVKDLSVEAKREGQTKKMVHDVSFKVKRGEIVCIAGIDGNGQTELIHAITGISDMSTGTVTINGEDVTKKSIRYKNTHGLSHIPEDRHKHGLVLDYNLAYNLVLQQYFEKDFQSNTFLKNDKIYEYAEKLIQDYDIRSSEGSFTTARSMSGGNQQKAIVAREISKAPDILLAVQPTRGLDVGAIEYIHRQLIKQRDAGAAILLVSLELDEVMNLSDRILVMFEGGIVADLNPKNVTVQELGLYMAGAKKEGGKS, from the coding sequence ATGGACTACATTATTGAGATGCTTCACATCACGAAAGAATTTCCTGGTATCATCGCCAATGATGACATCACTCTGCAATTAAAGAAAGGCGAGATACTTGCTCTGCTTGGTGAGAACGGCGCGGGAAAATCCACGCTCATGAGTGTCTTATTCGGCCTGTACCAGCCGGAAAAAGGCGTCATTAAGGTCAGAGGCAATGAAGAAAAGATAACAGGGCCGCTGGATGCCAATGCTCTGGGTATTGGCATGGTTCATCAGCATTTTAAGCTGGTAGAGAATTTTACCGTACTTCAGAATATTGTTCTGGGCATTGAAACGACGAAACGCGGGTTTTTAAAGATGGATGATGCCCGTAAAAAGGTTATGGATTTAAGCGAGAAATACAAATTATTCGTGGACCCGGATGCGATCATATCGGACATTACCGTTGGCATGCAGCAAAGGGTCGAGATTTTAAAAATGCTTTATCGCGACAACGAAATCATGATTTTTGACGAACCCACTGCGGTTCTTACTCCTCAGGAAATTGAGGAACTGATGCAGATCATGAAAGATCTGGTAAAGGAAGGAAAGTCCATCCTGTTTATCACCCACAAGCTCAATGAAATCAAGGCGGTTGCGGACCGCTGTTCTGTCCTGCGCCGCGGTAAATATATTGGAACGGTAGAGGTAGCAGAAACAACACCTGAAGAGATGTCAGAGATGATGGTTGGCCGAAAGGTAAATCTGACCGTTGACAAGAATCCTTCCAAGCCCGGAGAAGTTGTGCTGGAAGTAAAGGATCTTTCAGTGGAGGCCAAAAGAGAGGGCCAGACAAAAAAGATGGTCCATGATGTCTCTTTCAAGGTAAAAAGAGGTGAGATCGTCTGTATCGCCGGCATCGACGGCAATGGCCAGACAGAGCTTATCCATGCCATTACCGGCATTTCCGATATGAGCACCGGTACCGTTACCATCAATGGGGAAGACGTGACGAAAAAGAGCATCCGTTACAAAAATACCCATGGTTTGTCCCACATACCGGAGGACCGGCACAAACACGGCCTTGTCCTGGATTATAACCTGGCCTACAACCTGGTTCTTCAGCAGTATTTTGAAAAGGACTTCCAAAGCAATACTTTCTTAAAAAATGACAAGATCTATGAATATGCGGAAAAGCTGATCCAGGATTATGATATAAGAAGCAGTGAAGGCTCCTTTACCACAGCCCGCAGCATGTCCGGCGGAAACCAGCAAAAGGCTATTGTAGCAAGAGAGATCTCCAAGGCTCCCGATATCCTTCTGGCAGTTCAGCCCACCCGTGGCTTAGACGTAGGAGCCATTGAATACATTCACCGCCAGTTGATAAAGCAAAGAGATGCGGGTGCCGCCATTCTCTTAGTATCCCTGGAATTAGACGAAGTCATGAATTTAAGCGACCGGATTCTGGTCATGTTTGAAGGCGGAATCGTAGCCGACCTAAACCCTAAGAACGTTACGGTTCAGGAATTGGGTCTTTATATGGCAGGCGCAAAGAAAGAAGGTGGCAAATCATGA